The following are from one region of the Vitis riparia cultivar Riparia Gloire de Montpellier isolate 1030 chromosome 14, EGFV_Vit.rip_1.0, whole genome shotgun sequence genome:
- the LOC117931234 gene encoding pentatricopeptide repeat-containing protein At1g26460, mitochondrial-like: MCIFIADIAMQEDNSKLAFYALEFMARWIARGENARGPVLLSVDEGLVVSALGTAGRTYSSTLLDASWVILRRSLHQKKAPQPESYLAKIYADAALGNLQRAFSTLHEFETAYRNSPTEAKEDIFSPFTSLHPLVMASSKKAFETLDTVCLLICKSFCSHNSFTIVG; encoded by the coding sequence ATGTGCATCTTCATTGCAGATATTGCAATGCAAGAGGATAATAGCAAGTTAGCTTTTTATGCCCTGGAATTCATGGCCAGATGGATTGCTCGGGGTGAGAATGCAAGGGGTCCTGTTCTACTCTCTGTGGATGAGGGGCTTGTTGTATCAGCACTTGGAACTGCTGGTAGGACTTACAGTTCTACTCTTCTAGATGCATCATGGGTGATCCTACGACGATCATTGCATCAAAAGAAGGCACCTCAACCAGAATCTTATCTTGCAAAAATATATGCCGATGCAGCATTGGGGAATTTGCAGAGAGCATTTAGCACTCTGCATGAGTTTGAAACCGCTTATAGGAACTCCCCCACAGAAGCAAAAGAGGATATATTCTCACCTTTTACATCTTTACATCCTTTGGTAATGGCAAGCTCCAAGAAGGCTTTTGAAACTTTGGACACAGTTTGTCTTCTTATCTGTAAAAGTTTCTGTTCTCACAATTCATTTACTATAGTTGGTTGA